The following DNA comes from Amblyraja radiata isolate CabotCenter1 chromosome 30, sAmbRad1.1.pri, whole genome shotgun sequence.
tggtgctggctcgaagggccgaatgcccttctcctgcacctattgtctattgtctattgccccagtTGCACTATTTCCACCTCTCCGGATTTGGCTCACCGGGTTCTAAAATTTTCTCTCCACGAATTTGTTCAAATatcatttaaatattgttatggtacctgaatcaacaacctcccctggcagctcgttccatatacccactgtcaAAGTTGCCCTTAATGTTCGTATTAATGTTCATAATctgttccctctcaccttaaacctatgcactcgCATGCTCGCACGCTTTACTTAGTGTAAAAGACTGAGTATTCACCCTGACATTTTGTTTCGTGATATTATACACCTGCAatagatcattcttcagactcctgcGCTCCAGTAAGTAAAGTCCTTGGCTGCCCAACCGCACCCAAGATCTCGGGTCCTCGACTACTGAGCTCTATAGAGGTGCCCATTATTACaggcatcacagggatcaaaacTACACAAAATAATGAAATCGATAGTACAAAGCCTCACCTGAACTCCAGAAATATTCTCTTTCTGTTCCTGCTCCATTTGCTCGATCACTGATTTCTTTTCTGTGAGAGATTCGAAAGAAGATTTCACCTGTTCCTGGGGTTGGGGttcagatcagagaataaaaatgtcagacaataaagaaaatattacaCATTGATCAAAATCGGGTTGGTTTTACCTTGTAGAATTCAATTGCTTCATCTACCAGCATGAAGCTGTGAGTCTTGTGTTCCTGCACAGTTGCACATATcaaacagatcagcttcttgtcagtttcacaaaacagcttcagttcttcctgatgtttctcgcagtgaagtttactttccttcgcgTTGAGATtcgggctcagtgttcgagctttctcagacattcTCAACAAGGCtcgattcaccctgagggtgcggtctgtaaactcgtctctacattccgggcaggagtttctcgcctccctgtcccaactctgtgtgatacaggagcggcagaagttgtgtccGCAGtccagtgacaccggatcggtgaagaaatccaggcagatgggacaaactgcctcctcGCTGAAACTGTCGAAAATGTCTTTCGAAGCCATTTTatctccacttcctggttcaaaatgTTTTCTCTGACGTGGAGCTGCTGAATATGGGCGGTCACGTgaccgtcacggtggcgcagcggtagagttgctgccttacagcgaatgcagcgctggagacccgggttcgatcctgactacgggttctgtctgtacggagtttgtacgttcttcccgtgatctgcgaggggtttctccgagatcttcgttttccccccacactccaatttttggtaaatgtaaaaaattggatTCGtacatgtaaaaaatgtccctagtgggtgtaggatagtgttaacggccggggatcgctggtcggcgcggacccagtgggccgaagggcctgtttgcgcgctgtatctctaaactaaattaaacccagCCCCTGCAGTACCGTGTCGCTGCGCCCGCTGCCGTCCCGGGCAATGAATGCTATttggctgcaagtgttcagtgtgaaGATGTCCTGGCCGCTTCCAACTCATCTCACACGAGGGAGGGGTAGATTGGACATTAAACTGGCCTGAATATGGACGAGAAAGACTAAGGCAGGACAGAAAGGGACGGGGCCCGGCGCTAAGGAAGCCTCGGGTGTAACCTGAGGAGACGTTGCACCTGTTGGGCAGTGGAACCCGCCGCCCGCATCTCCGTTCACAGCCCGGGATCAGGATGGACGGAGACCTCCCTCCGCCCTTATTTTATTCCACAACAGTGCACCTGTCTCTCAAacagcagtagacaaaaatgctggagaaaatcagcgggtgcggcagcatccatgaagcgaaggaatagatcaggtttcgggtcgagaccttcgtcAGGCtgaatattaacactatcctgtacacacaaTTTTACACATCCAccaagtaaattaacctacatagctgttcgtctttagagtgtgggagaaaaccgaagatctcagagaaaacgcacgcggtcatggggttgaacatagagacagcacccgtagtcgggatcgaacccgggtctctggcgctgcaagcgctgcaaggcagcaactctaccgctgcgccaccgtggaatCAGTGAGTGTGGAACACGGAGCACTCAGATTCGAAAGCCCAATTGGCAGCATTTCCTCCCGCCCCTGCAGGTCATTCTTGCCGCTAATGCTTCCGAGATGGCGCCCAACCAAGGGGTCTATTTGCGTGCgatgcagatctacaatcacatattacaatcgccccacactcttaaatctctactccctcctcaacatttctcactttaactatgatcggactttgctggtttaaccttggactaaacgttattccatcatCGAGTatgtaagtggctcgattgtaatcatgtattgtctttctgctgactggatagcgcgcaacaaaagtatttcactgtacttcgaaacacgtgacaataaactaaactgaaaagccTTATTCCcctcagataggcacaaaatgctggagaccgcctctacccgaaacgtcccccattccttctctccagagatgctgcctgtcccgctgagttactccagcatgttgtgtctatcttcggtcaaaccagcatctgcaattccttcctacactccgaGCCATATTTCCCTTGTTGCTTCTCTCTCTCAAATCTGTGCCCATTTGAACCTCGCTCACATGGGAAAGACCCCGACCCcctgctccccatcccccctctccacaccgGACCCGAGCTTGAACCCTATGTGAAAGCTTTCAAATTCCCTTCTCCACAGAGAACCTGCACCCGCTTCTCCAGCCTCACCCTCGACCCGAATCTCCTCATCCTTGAAACCATTCCAGTGAATATCTCCTGCGCCCTCCCGACGATCCTCGCTTCATTCATTAAGTTTGGTGACCAGAAATAGGCTTGATGCACCAGTTGGGTCCAAACCTGTATTTTATACCGATTCAACATAACCTCCTGatgaagtaggaaggaactgcagatgctggtttaaatcgaagacagttacaaaatgctggagtatctcagcaggacaggcagctacccaggagagaaggaatgggtgacgtttagggtcgagacccttattcggaCTCTTTCACATTTTTTTCTACATCTcattatatcaccgtctatatatctcgcttccctttcccctgactctcggtctgaagaagggtctcgaccctaaacgtcactcaCTCCTTctgtccagcgatgctgcctggcccgctgagttactccaggtttttgtgactATGTCCTGATGTTGTACTGTGGGCCTTCATTGATGAGGTTCTGGATTCCCGTTGCCATTACTGGCTGCACTTCAATGTGATTTACGCAGGTAAAGCACTCTGTGGTCTCCGAAAAGAGATGCGAGGACATTGTATAAATGTTAGCGGGTTGTGACgcagcaatgctgagaactatacgcTGCCCAGTGGAACTGTCCCTTTCCCCtatctattgtactggagtttgacttgattgtaatcagtggCACAATCCAGGGAcacaattttaaatatttcccccccacCGTAAATACAGTTTATCACCACAAATGCTAGAAAGAAAGAAACTGTCTGAAATATAATCACCGCAACACTCTTATTGTGTTTAAGATCCAAATCGTTCAAAGTGGTTGAAGATCAAATGTCCTTGGAATTGTCCGAGTGATCTACTCAGAGGGCAATTAGTgatgtgcaataaatgctggtcttgcagCGACATCTACATCCTGAGAAATTGATCACTGACTTACATTAATTCCTTAATAAGAAGATTAAGTTTTGTTTATTGAGAACAGTATTTTATTAACTTGTGAAGTTGATGATAAAACAATGCAAATAATAGCACAATGTATTACTCAAGTTAGACAACCAGGCAGCTCTTGAGGTCTCTCCTGTTCGTTTCTCTCGTCATGCCGGGTTGTGTCTCAGTCACCGCCGCTGCTCCCACGTCGATGCCGGCCTCCAGCATCGCAATCTGTTCATTCTCTCTGCCCCAGATTCACCATCCCCACGGGCAAATGGTTCAGATATCGGCCGATTCTGCAGTATCGGGTTTTGCCAGCAGGTGGGGACCCTGCGCCGcgcaaacatttagacagctcggtgatagacacaaatgctggagaaactcagcgggtgaggcagcctgaagaagggtctcgacccgaaacgtcacctataacgTCTTGGCGTGCTGCATATTTTTAAACCATATTCTGCTATTTTGAAGTTCTACGTGCATGCGCTTCGTTTAATGTAATAGTTTATAATACTTGGTTCATCGTTGTTGATGTCCAGAATTCACTGGgacacaagagtctgcagatgcgGCACATGCATGAGGTGGAATAGTGGAGAGACCCTCAATGCAGGAGCGAGAAGGGGACTTCTGGTAGAATTAAATTGATCAAGAAACATTTGTGGAAGCTATGAGCGGATCCTCTTTGAGGGTAAAGACCCCCTAAACATGACGAATTGATACATTAATAGATGAAAGCAATAGATACATTTAATCCCCAAATGTAGACGATTTGGATGTGTATGTGGGCGGCatggttacatagatacatagaaaagaggtgcaggattaggccattcggcccttcgagccagcacggccattcaatgtgaccatggctgttcatccacaatcattatcccgttcctgtcttctccccatacccgtTTATTCCTCAAGCCCTAAGCGCTCTATCTAACtatattttgaatgcatccagtgaaacggccttcattgccttctgaggaagaTAATTTCATACATtcacccaactctctgggtgtaaaaggtTTTCATCATCTCTGTTCTAATGGTTAGCCAGTTTGAGATGAGACTAACATtggttaaaataaattgtccttagtatgtaggatagtgttagtgaacgggtgatcaagaaTGGGTCCACAGGGCTAAcactcattggaatttagaaggatgagtgggtctcTGGTAGAAACATATACTTTTTTTTagcggattggacaggctggatagaggaaacatgttcccgatgttgggggaatccagaaacaggggtcatagtttaaaaataaggagaagGTCCAATCGTACTGAGATGAGGGAGAACCTTTTCACCCGGGGAGTTGTGAATTCGTGGCATTCTCTGTTAACGAAGGCAGTagcggccaattcactgggtgtgttcaagagagagttaagtgtAGCTCTTAGCGTTAacagaatcaaggtatatgggggagaagggaggaacagaGTGTTACTTTTTGAATGATCACCCATGACCCAATTAAATTCAActcgatcgaagggccgaatggcccactcctgcacccgttttctatgtttctatgtttctacgtttcttttttttaaaatattttattttattagaagtaagtacaatcatatggcaccaacgtgcctaatatatatctgcataatacattttatgtacagcttcttttttttgttatattaaagaaagattagaataaggaaaataaattagatagtaaaggatagaaaagcgtgagatatatagtgtgtggagaaaaagaagaaagacgaatgaatgaagaaagttgaggaaaagaaaatagaaaaaaagagaataagacataaagaaaaaaaaaaagtggagatcattgtttataatcttgaccaaccctcgtccagtcctgaaagttattttttacaattgtgttgcaccatatgattccaagaagacgacaaatggagaccaactcgttatgaattggtctgatttatccattaggaggaatcgcatttcctcaagatgtgcggtgtccaacatacttgcaatccacattttaagcgttggcattgatgtatttttccaaaatttaagtattaatttttttgctattaaaccatagtaaaaaaataaattttgagatgtgttcaatttattcccatcttccattactccaaatataatcatttcagtattaggttccattcttatcttgaataattttgtaaatatttcgaaaatatcactccaaaatctataaggtTTTGTGCAGGAgattaaggagtgtgttatagttgcgttttgggatagacatttatcacaaatgggggatatatttggataaaatttgttcaatcttgtttttgaataatataatctatgtaaaatttcaaattgaattagattatgtcttatattaatcgaacatttgtgaatatatatcaaatacttttcccatgtaaccttcgtaatttttatcattagttcccgttcccactcttctctaagtacctctgtcgatggtaggtctatatttagaatactattatataaatatgatattaatttttgtgagtcagcttcaatattcattgcctcttccaataattcaggagttattttttgatatccttgtatatattttttcatgaaatcgcaaatctgaagatatttaaaatattggttgtttttcagtttaaattttaattgtaattgttgaaatgatagtaggtttcccatttcgtacatatcctagatccttctaattccgagactttcccattggttatatgttttatcaataagagatggtttaaataaagggctattcgctattggcattaacaatgatacatttcttaattttaaagataattttatttgtttccaaattcttattgtaccacatataattgggttcttcttatatattgtgttattcagttttttcggggagaagaagatcgttcctatattacaaggatgacaatcctctttctccattttgatccattctgtctgttgggtagaactatccagccaataaattatattcttaatatgcaatgcccagtaataatacataaaattcggaagtgaaagtcccccgacctcttttggtttacataagtgttttttcgtaattcaatgtgatcaatagtcccaaataaaattagtaatattagagtctaatttaaaaaatatatattttggtatatataccggtatagactgaaataggtacagtaattgtggtagaaagataattttttattgcatttattctacctaataatgataaaggaagtgttttccaaaatttaatcagcgtattaagtttatttaataaaggtatgaaattaacgttgaataatgctttatattttctagtaatctgaattcccgaatatttaaatttttctgttgcgattttaaaggggaacttcaataagtgtgtacgttcttgaggttttaaggtaatgatttcacttttattccagtttattctatatccagaaaaagacccaaattcctctattaaattttataaatttggtatgctcgtttgtgactttgtaatatataaaagtgtattgtctgcatataatgagattttattctttgagtacctggtattatagccctgaatattcggatgaattcttatacttacagccaggggttctatcataagggcaaatagcaggggtgatagtgcacatacctgcctattaccccttgatagttgaaatttttgagataacatgttattagttaaaattcttgccatctgtttatcatataataattttacccatgttataaaattctctcccatattaaatttttgtagtactttatataagtattgccactaccTGATCaattgctttctctgcatccaaataaataattgatatatcttcttcctctactttatgcgagtacattatattaaacaggcgtctcaaattattaaattagtATATTTTGGGTGTAAAgctcgtttgatcagggtttatcaatttactaatatattttcttaatcttcttgctaaagtctttgctaagattttctgatctgtatttaaaagtgatatagctctgtatgagagCTATATCACAAAGGGATGAACAGGGAGTTGATTTTTGAATGATCACCCACGGTCCAATTAAATGCCCctcgatcgaagggccgaatggcctactcctgcacccattttctatgtttctatgtttctacgtttctatggtgACATTTTGGAGAGTGAATCCATTAATCTGGGAtggaactgggccaatgggcggATTAAAGGCTGATTTATTTAACTCGGAAAAGTGTGATGCAAGTTGGTAAACAGGCCAGGGCAGTTTATACACATTATAAAGTTACACCCTGTGTTATTTTTAGCAGACTAGAGAAACATTGGAATGCAAACACACAGCTCCATGAACATTgcaccagggatgggcagggtggTGACGAAGGCGTTTGACGTATTTGCTGGGTCCGTGAGGGTATGAAATATAGGATTTGATACAACTGTACAATACACTAGTAAGTTccacacctacagattcagggacagtttctgcccatctgttatcaggcaactcactCATATTTCCACAACCAgacagcagcgctgaactactatctacctctttggtgaccctcggactgtacTTGATCGGAATTTGCcggctttaccatgcactaaacgttgttcccttgtcatgtatgtaCACACTGGATGTGGCTTGATTTTCTGCTAACTGGGTCGCACGCAACAGGagcctttccctgtagctcggtacatgtgacaataaactaaactgaacacctgAACTGACTGCATTTATAGTACCTACCCCCTCACCTCCATCAGGGATCACAGCCGTCCTTCCAaacgagacagaggttcacggtcacctcatctactgcatcctgtATTCCTGGTGACGCCTGGTGCACATTCGTGTGAAAGTCCGGAGTCGCCGACCATttggctgaacacttgcactcggtccgccaagggcTGCCGGATGCCACCAATTTTAACtcgtcttcccattcccacgttgaccttcctgtcctgggccctctccgttgccagagtgaggccatacacaaactggaggaacagtgcctcatattcCCAACAACATCAATAACAGTATTATTTTATGTGCAGCAGGACTGACAGGGTCAGGGCAAATCTCGACCAGAGACTCGGGATGCGAACTCatgtcctctctccacagatgctgcctgaccaactgcggACCCATCCCAAGCCCACTTGACTATCTCAGCTTTGTCCACCCACACAACAGAGGCCTGGGCTCAGGCaaaagaaccgaatagaaagaTTGTGTTTATTTGAATCATGTGCTTGATGCTTCTAATACTCcaattgaaataaacacaaaTCGCTTCGGACAGTATAGTTTGCTTTTAAACTCTGTTTGTGAATGTCCCTGTCTGTaaattgactcctgcatttcaGTTGCCATTCCTGGCTGCACTTCAAAGAGAATTCCACCAGTAAAGTACTTTGTGGTCTCCTAAAAGAGATGCGAGGACATTGTGTAAATGTAAGCAGGTTGTTGCTGTACGCACTTGACCTTGGAGGGAATATTCCATTTCCGATGCGCAAACAGGGGTAGTGGATAGACGAAGTAGCCGATGGCGTCCGCGGGCTTGGAATGGACTTTGGTCActcgggttttctctgagacggAGACAGAGATGGCGAGAAAGCGAAGGGAAGAGTCAGGGCTCGAGCAGAGGAAAGCGGGAGCTGGTTGGAAACTGGCAGTGAGGGAGTTGAAGCGTTAAAGCGGTGAACGAGAGCAGGAAGCAGCACCGATACAGACATGATGTAcctgagagagaggtgagggaggggtctGGCGGCGACTGAAACAAGGAATGATCTATATATCCTACggagagacaggcagagcctgagcacaacgggatcccacctggaaccgggaattcggtttgaacccattcttccaaagatccGTTCCGAAGAAAACTCATCTGTTCTGTGGAgagcaaatgctgcaaacacgCGGTAAATTCTATGAGTCGGCGGACTTTAgggcccgggggagcccggagctcaggacccgccgcccgcggctgctgctgaacccgcgggaagggacattgtttcaatctttatattttcacaaaagtaatttctgttccgttgccggacccggttaacgcgttaaaatgaacggatcgacagacagacagctctgatttcagttgctgtttatttcactcttcccacatttacattccccctggttttatttccgcgctcactggggtttgtttcacgacgcggaatttggggattaaatgggagccgttcgttcagcgccgacctgttgtccaccgggtttctgccccacagcctctgagccccgctcctgacgccggtcccgggaccggacacttttacacacccggagcggaaccggagcagatccTCAGCCACTGGTTTTCCTTCCAAGTTGCGAAGAGAGGATAAAgtctctccgtgaatttattcccagtgaaggtgtggagatgggacttggtgtccgcgtcgtaaaatgaaactgtcccggactcgtaactgagataaactcccaccctcccggggatgggacgggcgtggagaggggatggaggggaggtggatGCATTAAACCCGTCATCCTGCCGccagatgctccagactccagtctccggggtcggtGTGaccagtctcttcctctccacagactctgcggcgactcccagcctCCACAACTCACTCCCCGCCACCtcaacctcccagtaatgtctccccgatgtgaatccctccgatcccagcagacGCTGGTtgactgtaaacctcttcccggtgtcagggagactcctgtgGGTCcgggtccatctcaccctcttccgatcctcagacacctcgagccgcggatgcgctgtttccacatccagggtgacggagactggggggagaagcagagaatcagagagtccccgggggtcggggggagacccGGGCAGCGCGGCCCCAGGACCGGGGGTGAAGCCGCTCGGCCTCAAGCACAGGCGGGAGAACAACTGACGCCTTGCCCGGGGTTTCTCCCCCTTGCTGGTCGtggtggggcggggtgggggaggggggggggggggggggggggg
Coding sequences within:
- the LOC116989795 gene encoding E3 ubiquitin-protein ligase TRIM39-like isoform X2, encoding MIREISDVIKWSSLQPDVSVTLDVETAHPRLEVSEDRKRVRWTRTHRSLPDTGKRFTVNQRLLGSEGFTSGRHYWEVEVAGSELWRLGVAAESVERKRLVTPTPETGVWSIWRQDDGFNASTSPPSPLHARPIPGRVGVYLSYESGTVSFYDADTKSHLHTFTGNKFTERLYPLFATWKENQWLRICSGSAPGV
- the LOC116989795 gene encoding E3 ubiquitin-protein ligase TRIM39-like isoform X1, producing the protein MCNVTPMTCSMYHHVFTVCSASVDTESLSVTDAAPAFETIYRPFVLNTMIREISDVIKWSSLQPDVSVTLDVETAHPRLEVSEDRKRVRWTRTHRSLPDTGKRFTVNQRLLGSEGFTSGRHYWEVEVAGSELWRLGVAAESVERKRLVTPTPETGVWSIWRQDDGFNASTSPPSPLHARPIPGRVGVYLSYESGTVSFYDADTKSHLHTFTGNKFTERLYPLFATWKENQWLRICSGSAPGV